A stretch of the Meles meles chromosome 19, mMelMel3.1 paternal haplotype, whole genome shotgun sequence genome encodes the following:
- the APRT gene encoding adenine phosphoribosyltransferase, with product MADPELQLVARRIRGFPDFPIPGVLFRDISPLLKDPAAFRASISLLARHLRQTHGGDIDYVVGLDSRGFLFGPSLAQELGLGCVLIRKRGKLPGPTVSASYSLEYGKAELEIQRDALEPGQKVVIVDDLLATGGTMRAACELLGQLQAEVLECVSLVELTSLKGRERLAPVPFFSLLQFE from the exons ATGGCGGACCCCGAGCTGCAGCTGGTGGCGCGGCGCATCCGCGGCTTCCCGGACTTCCCCATCCCGGGGGTGCTGTTCAG GGACATCTCGCCGCTCCTGAAGGACCCCGCCGCCTTCCGCGCGTCCATCAGCCTCCTGGCGCGCCACCTGAGACAGACGCACGGCGGCGACATCGACTACGTCGTGG GCCTGGACTCCCGAGGCTTTCTGTTCGGCCCGTCCCTGGCCCAGGAGCTTGGCTTGGGCTGCGTGCTCATCCGAAAACGAGGGAAGCTGCCTGGCCCCACTGTGTCTGCCTCATACAGCCTGGAGTACGGCAAG GCGGAGCTGGAAATCCAGAGAGACGCCTTGGAGCCAGGGCAGAAGGTGGTCATCGTGGACGATCTCCTGGCCACTGGCG GAACCATGCGGGCAGCCTGTGAGCTGCTGGGCCAGCTGCAGGCCGAGGTGCTGGAGTGCGTGAGCCTGGTGGAGCTGACCTCGCtgaagggcagggagaggctgGCGCCCGTGCCCTTCTTCTCACTGCTGCAGTTTGAGTGA
- the CDT1 gene encoding DNA replication factor Cdt1, protein MAQPRVTDFFARRRPGLRAGPPRAKQAWRTPSPAKPAPGAPARTPGSSRKRARPPAEPARDHPAPPARRRLRLPADAVLGPSAPGAPTALAAPADPTAPADPTAPAEATAPADATAPADATAPAAPTALAAPADPTAPAVLAVPGSPEQASLSAGLQPCLATPEKKSSSKVTLSELKSCLQRARELGARAQELRASAQRKDAGEPSVLEDQGHPAGPCGEKTPAYQRFHALAQPGPPGLVLPYKYQVLAEMFRSMDAIVGLLYNRSETVTFAKVKQGVQDMMRRRFEERNVGQIRTVYPTSYRFRQERNIPTFKDGVKRSDYQLTIEPLLDHEAGSSAPQLTASRLLQRRRVFSQNLVKRVREHHRAFLASLNPPMVVPEDQLTRWHPRFNVDSVPDIEPAELPQPPTVEKPATAQEVLARARGLLLPRMEKALSDLAQRTAKPSSPGSPGSAPPATPPATPPAALKGVSQDLLERIRCKEAQKQLAQMTRRPEQEQRLQRLERLPELARVLRSIFVSERKPALPMDVACNRLLGSYPVALSPGEMEKHVQLLSELLPDWLSLHRVRADTYIKLDKAADLAGILTRLACLARAEVVL, encoded by the exons ATGGCACAGCCCCGCGTCACCGACTTCTTCGCGCGCCGCCGCCCCGGGCTCCGCGCCGGGCCTCCGCGGGCCAAGCAGGCCTGGCGCACCCCGAGCCCCGCCAAGCCCGCGCCCGGCGCCCCGGCCCGCACCCCGGGCAGCAGCCGCAagcgcgcccgcccgcccgcagAGCCCGCGCGGGACCACCCCGCGCCGCCCGCGCGCCGGAGACTGCGGCTGCCGGCCGACGCG GTCTTGGGCCCCAGTGCCCCGGGTGCCCCAACTGCCCTCGCTGCCCCGGCTGACCCCACTGCCCCAGCTGACCCCACTGCCCCGGCTGAAGCCACTGCCCCGGCTGACGCCACTGCCCCGGCTGACGCCACTGCCCCGGCTGCCCCAACTGCCCTCGCTGCCCCGGCTGACCCCACTGCTCCAGCTGTCCTGGCTGTCCCTGGCTCCCCAGAGCAGGCCTCTCTCTCAGCAGGTCTGCAGCCCTGCCTGGCCACCCCGGAGAAGAAA AGCTCCTCAAAAGTCACATTATCTGAGCTGAAGTCGTGCCTACAGCGGGCACGGGAGCTAGGGGCCCGGGCCCAGGAGCTGAGGGCAAGTGCCCAGAGGAAGGATGCTGGGGAGCCCAGCGTGCTGGAGGACCAGGGGCACCCAGCAGGGCCATG TGGAGAGAAGACACCTGCCTACCAGCGCTTCCATGCCCTGGCCCAGCCAGGGCCCCCGGGCCTCGTGCTGCCCTACAAGTACCAGGTGCTGGCGGAGATGTTCCGCAGCATGGATGCCATCGTGGGCTTGTTGTACAACCGCTCTGAGACCGTGACGTTTGCCAAAGTCAAGCAGGGCGTTCAGGACATGATGCGCAG GCGCTTTGAAGAGCGCAACGTGGGCCAGATCAGAACCGTGTACCCAACTTCCTACCGCTTCCGCCAGGAGCGCAACATCCCCACCTTCAAGGACGGCGTCAAGAGGTCCGATTACCAGCTTACCATTGAGCCGTTGCTGGACCACG AAGCCGGCAGCTCGGCGCCCCAGCTCACGGCCTCGCGCCTCCTGCAGCGCCGGCGGGTCTTCAGCCAGAACCTGGTGAAGCGCGTCCGCGAGCACCACAGG GCCTTCCTGGCCTCCCTGAACCCTCCCATGGTGGTGCCCGAGGACCAGCTCACACGTTGGCACCCCCGGTTCAATGTGGACAGCGTGCCCGACATCGAGCCGGCTGAGCTGCCCCAGCCGCCCACCGTGGAGAAGCCGGCCACTGCCCAGGAGGTGCTGGCCCGTGCCCGCGGCCTCCTGTTGCCCAGG ATGGAAAAGGCCCTGAGTGACCTGGCCCAGCGTACCGCCAAGCCCAGCAGCCCTGGGTCCCCCGGCTCCGCCCCACCGGCCACCCCACCAGCCACCCCGCCTGCGGCCCTGAAGGGGGTGTCCCAGGACCTCCTAGAGAGG ATTCGGTGCAAGGAGGCGCAGAAGCAGCTGGCGCAGATGACCCGGCGGCCGGAGCAGGAGCAGCGGCTGCAGCGGCTGGAGCGGCTGCCCGAGCTGGCCCGCGTACTGCGCAGCATCTTCGTGTCGGAGCGCAAGCCGGCGCTGCCCATGGACGTGGCCTGCAACAGGCTGCTGGGCAGCTACCCCGTGGCCCTGAGCCCTG gggagatggagaagcatgtGCAACTCCTCTCTGAGCTGCTGCCCGACTGGCTCAGTCTGCACCGTGTCCGTGCGGACACCTACATCAAGCTGGACAAGGCTGCTGACCTGGCAGGCATCCTCACACGGCTGGCCTGCCTTGCCCGGGCAGAGGTGGTGCTCTGA